The sequence GCCGGGCATGTGGTCGGGAAGGCGAAGGGCTCGGAACCTTCCGGGCGCTTGTCGAGGTCGACGTCGACGATCTGCGGGATCACGTCGCCGGCGCGCTGGATCTGCACCGTGTCCCCGACCCGGATATCCTTGCCGCCGCGGAGCGGCTCGCCGGTCTGGCCGATGCCCTTGATGTAGTCCTCGTTGTGCAGCGTCGCATTGGAGACGACGACGCCGCCCACCGTCACCGGCTCCAGCTTGGCGACCGGGGTCAGGGCGCCGGTGCGCCCGACCTGGATCTCGATGCCGCGCAGCACGGTGAAGGCCTTCTCGGCCGGGAACTTGTGGGCGATGGCCCAGCGGGGCGCGCGCGAGACGAAGCCGAGGCGCGACTGCAGGTCGAGCCGGTCGACCTTGTAGACCATGCCGTCGATGTCGTAGCCGAGCAGCGCCCGCTCCTCCTCGATACCGTGATAGGCGGCGAGGATCTCTTCTACGGTCTCGCAGCGGACCATGCGGGCGTTGATCGAAAAACCCCATTCGCCGAGCAGCTGCACCATCTCGTACTGGGTGGCGCGCGGCACCTCGCTCATCTCGCCCCAGGCATAGGCGAAGAAGCGCAGCGGCCGCGACTTCGTCACCTCCGGGTTGAGCTGTCGCAGGGAGCCTGCCGCCGCGTTGCGCGGATTGGCGAAGACCTTGCCGCCCTGCGTCTCCATCCGTGCGTTCAGCGCACGGAAGTCCTCGTGGCGCATGTAGACCTCGCCGCGCACCTCGACAATGTCGGGCGCACCGTCCGGCAGGCGCTGGGGAATGTCCTCGATGGTCAGCGCGTTCTGCGTCACATTCTCGCCGACCGTGCCATCGCCGCGCGTTGCGGCCGTCACGAGGCGCCCCTTCTCGTAGCGCAGCGACAGCGACAAGCCGTCGATCTTCGGCTCCGCCGTCACCGCAATCGCCCCCATCAGCGGATCGAGCTTCAGGAAGCGGCGGATGCGGCCGAAGAAGTCGCGCACGTCCTCGTCAGCGAACGCATTGTCCAGCGACAGCATCGGGATCGCATGGGTGACCTTGCCGAAGCCGTCCGCCGGCGCACTGCCGACGCGCAACGACGGGCTGTCGGAGCGCACGAGATCGGGAAACCGCGCCTCGATCGCATCGTTGCGCCGCTTCAGCGCATCGTAGTCCGCATCGGAAATGACCGGCGCGTCCTCGCCATGATAGCGCCGGTCGTGGCCCGCGATCTCCTCGGCCAGCCGCTCCAGCTCCAGCGCGGCCTCTTCCAGGGTCAGGTCTTCGACGGCGCGGGACGAAAGGTCAGTGTCGGACATGGGATCGCATCTTCTGGCATCGGATATCGCGGAGCGGGAACGGGTGTTCGGCTCCCGCCTGGCGAGGGAGTATGGCGCTGCGGACGAGCAAGGCAAAGGGCGGCGAGATGCTTTTCCAGCCCTGGTTCAGCTGCTCACGCGCGCGGGGCGTCGGAGAGCAGCCGGTCGGCCGCCGCGCGGGCCTCGTCGGTGATCGTGGCGCCGGCCAGCATCCGCGCGATCTCCTCGCGCCGATGGTCGACATCGATCCGCTTCACCCGCGTCGCAACACGGTCCGCGCCGGCATCTTCCTTCATAATGAGGAAATGCCCGCCCGCCTTTGCCGCAACCTGCGGCGCATGGGTGACGGTCAGCACCTGCACCTTGCCGGCAAGGCGCGCCAGACGGCTGCCGATGGCCTCGGCCACCGCCCCGCCTACGCCCGTGTCGATCTCGTCGAAGACCAGCGTCGGCGCCGAGCCCTTGTCGGCCAGCGACACTTTCAGTGCCAGCAGGAAGCGAGAAAGCTCGCCGCCCGAGGCGACCTTCATCATCGGACCCGGCTTGGTGCCCGGATTGGTCTGCACCCAGAATTCGATCGTGTCGATGCCCTCGCGGGACCGTACCTGCGGGTCGCTCTCCAGGTTCACGATGAAGCGCGCGCGCTCCAGCTTCAGGTCCGGCAGCTCGCGGGAGACCGCGTCTTCCAACGCCTTGGCCGCCGCCTGCCGGCGCTTGCTCAGGGCCGCCGCCTTGGCGTCATAGGCGCTGCGTGCCGCCTCGGCCGCCGAGGCCAGGCCGGCAAGCGCCTCCTCGCCGGCATCCAGCGCGGCAAGATCGGCCTCGAACCGTTCGCGCAGCGCCGGAAGGTCGTCCACCTGCACCTGGAACTTGCGCGCCGCCCCGCGTAAGGCAAACAACCGTTCCTCGGTCGCCTCCAGCGCGCGCGGGTCGAATTCCGTCTCGCGCACTGCCGCTTCCAGGCCCGCACGCGCGTCCTCCAGCCGGTCCAGCGCCTCGGCGAGGAAGCCGACGGGACCCGACAGCAGCTCCGGGGCCTGCTCGGCCTTGCGCTCCAGCCGCCGCCACAGCGAGGCGATCTCGGTAATGGGAGAGGCCGTGCCGTTGAGCAGGTCGAAGGATTCGCCGAGATCGCCGGCGATCTTCTCCACCTGCATCATCGACTGGCGCCGGTCGGCAAGCTCGGTTTCCTCGCCGATAACCGGCGCAAGTTTCGACAGTTCCTCGGCGGAGGCGCGCAGGTAATCGGCCTCGCGCCGAGCCGCCTCGATCCGCTCTTCCTGTTCGGCGAGCGCGCGCACCGCCTTGCGCATCGCCGCATGGGCGCTGGCAACCGCCGCGCAATCGGCCTCGCAGCCGCCGAAGGAATCGAGCAGCCGCCGGTGTTCGGCCGGATCGGTATAGGCCCGCGCCTCGTTCTGTCCGTGGATCTCGACCAGGAGCCCGCCGGCCTGCCGCAACAGGGAGACGCTCACCGGCGCATCGTTGATGAAGGCGCGGCTGCGGCCGTCCTCGGCCTGCACACGGCGCAGGATCACGTCGCCGTCGGCCTCCAGATCGTTCTCGCGCAGCAAGGCGCGCACGGGATGGGCCATCGGCACGTCGAAGGCGGCCGTCACCTGGCCTTGCGCCTGGCCGTGGCGCACGAGCCCGGCATCGCCGCGCCCGCCAAGGGCAAGGCTCAGGGCATCAAGCAGGATGGATTTGCCCGCGCCCGTCTCGCCGGTCAGCACCGACATGCCGGCGCCGAAGGCAAGATCGAGCCGGTCGATCAAGACGATATCTCGAATGGCAAGCGCAGCGAGCATGCGAGCGGATGACCGGGCCGGACTGGACATGTGCGGCGAAGCGCACGGGAAACCGCATCAGGTGTAGCTGGTGGCACCCGGTGGCCGCAACGCCAAACTGCTGGCGCAGCGATACGGGCAGGCCGTCAGGACGGTCGTTCCGTCGGCCTTCTGCGGGACGGCAGGCGTGCTGCCGTCGGCGGGATGCTAAAGCGAAACGCTGTTGAAAGCGCGGCTGATCCAGCTGCCCGAATCCTCGCTCGGGCTGTAACCGCCGGTCTTCAGCAGGCTGAAGGCATCCTTGTACCACTGGCTGTCCGGGAAGTTGTGGCCGAGCACGGCGGCCGCGGTCTGGGCCTCGTTGACCACGCCGAGCGCATAGTAGCTCTCGGTCAGGCGGAACAGCGCTTCCTCGATGTGGCGGGTGGTCTGGTAGTTGGTGACGACCACCTTGAAACGGTTGATCGCCGCGATCTGGTGGTTCCGCTTCAGGTAGTAGCGGCCCACTTCCATTTCCTTGCCGGCGAGCTGGTCCTGCGCGGCACGGACCTTGGTCGCCGCATCGGTGGCATATTCGGAATCGGGGAAGCGCTGGAGCAGTTCGCCATAGGCGGCGAGCGCCCGCTGCGTCATCTCCTGGTCGCGCGTCACGTCCGGGATCTGCTTGTGATAGGACTGGCCGATGATGTAAAGCGCGTAGGCGCTGTCCTCGCTGCCCGGATACAGCGTCGTGAAACGCTTGGCGGCGGTGATCGCCTCCGGGAACTTGCCCAGCGAATAGTTCAGATAGGCAAGGTTGATCAGCGACTTGCGCGAATACTCGGAATACGGATGAAGCTTGTCGACTTCCTGGAACTTCAGCCGGGCGTCGGACAGCCGTCCCTCGTTGCGCAACGACAGGCCCTCGTTGAAGAGCACTTCTGCCGGCGTGTCGTTGGTGGCGAAGTCGTCGTCGTCCTTGGTCGAGGAACAGGCAGCTAGCGTAACCGCAAGCAGGGCGAAGGACGCGATCCTGGCCTTGCGCAGACCGCCGGTGACGGTTTCCCTCGCCTTGGAACTGGACAATGCCACCATCACGTCAACTCACTCCTCGAACTCGGCGCCGGTTCGGCCCCGTCCGGACAATCCGGAGCGACCGGAAGGGGCGCCGCAAGGGCGTCCGTCATCCCGATCAGCGCGTGTTCTAACGGAAAACACCCGGCCACGTCACGCCATGTGAGGGACATTTGTCGCTTTTTTGTGGCCTGTCGTTTTGGGCAAGGCGGTTTTCCGCCATCCTCGGCCCGACCGGCGGCACGCCCTGCTCAGGACGCGCCCTGCGCCACGGCCAGCATCGGCATGTCCATCAGGGCCGGAGCCGGCCGCTCGAACGCGCCTTCGACGATCTCGAAGGCATCCTTGCCGGCGTTCTCGAACAGCTCGACCAGGATCGCGTGGTTCATGCGATGACCGCCCTTGTAGGAGCGGTAGAGGCCCAGGAACGGCAGGCCGGCAAGCGCCAGGTCGCCGACCGCATCCAGCATCTTGTGACGCACGAACTCGTCGCGCCAGCGGGTGCCTTCCGGGTTCATCACCTTGCCGTCGGAGATCGCGACGG comes from Stappia sp. 28M-7 and encodes:
- the ligA gene encoding NAD-dependent DNA ligase LigA codes for the protein MSDTDLSSRAVEDLTLEEAALELERLAEEIAGHDRRYHGEDAPVISDADYDALKRRNDAIEARFPDLVRSDSPSLRVGSAPADGFGKVTHAIPMLSLDNAFADEDVRDFFGRIRRFLKLDPLMGAIAVTAEPKIDGLSLSLRYEKGRLVTAATRGDGTVGENVTQNALTIEDIPQRLPDGAPDIVEVRGEVYMRHEDFRALNARMETQGGKVFANPRNAAAGSLRQLNPEVTKSRPLRFFAYAWGEMSEVPRATQYEMVQLLGEWGFSINARMVRCETVEEILAAYHGIEEERALLGYDIDGMVYKVDRLDLQSRLGFVSRAPRWAIAHKFPAEKAFTVLRGIEIQVGRTGALTPVAKLEPVTVGGVVVSNATLHNEDYIKGIGQTGEPLRGGKDIRVGDTVQIQRAGDVIPQIVDVDLDKRPEGSEPFAFPTTCPACGSHAVRDVNASSGRIDAVRRCTGGLICPAQAKEKLKHFVSRHALDIEGLGDKQVEFFFDLPMEEGGIRQPADIFTLAERDAASPLIKLRNRDGWGETSAANLFAAIDARREMPLNRVIFALGIRHVGEGNAKLLARHYIDWGTFRAAMQAAADPASDAFAELMDIDGIGETVARAVVEFFAEDHNRDALDALLAQIRPQAMERVEASASPVAGKTLVFTGTLEKMSRDEAKARAEAMGAKVSGSVSKKTDLVIAGPGAGSKLKKAEELGIDVIDEDAWIEMSGG
- the recN gene encoding DNA repair protein RecN — translated: MLAALAIRDIVLIDRLDLAFGAGMSVLTGETGAGKSILLDALSLALGGRGDAGLVRHGQAQGQVTAAFDVPMAHPVRALLRENDLEADGDVILRRVQAEDGRSRAFINDAPVSVSLLRQAGGLLVEIHGQNEARAYTDPAEHRRLLDSFGGCEADCAAVASAHAAMRKAVRALAEQEERIEAARREADYLRASAEELSKLAPVIGEETELADRRQSMMQVEKIAGDLGESFDLLNGTASPITEIASLWRRLERKAEQAPELLSGPVGFLAEALDRLEDARAGLEAAVRETEFDPRALEATEERLFALRGAARKFQVQVDDLPALRERFEADLAALDAGEEALAGLASAAEAARSAYDAKAAALSKRRQAAAKALEDAVSRELPDLKLERARFIVNLESDPQVRSREGIDTIEFWVQTNPGTKPGPMMKVASGGELSRFLLALKVSLADKGSAPTLVFDEIDTGVGGAVAEAIGSRLARLAGKVQVLTVTHAPQVAAKAGGHFLIMKEDAGADRVATRVKRIDVDHRREEIARMLAGATITDEARAAADRLLSDAPRA
- a CDS encoding outer membrane protein assembly factor BamD: MVALSSSKARETVTGGLRKARIASFALLAVTLAACSSTKDDDDFATNDTPAEVLFNEGLSLRNEGRLSDARLKFQEVDKLHPYSEYSRKSLINLAYLNYSLGKFPEAITAAKRFTTLYPGSEDSAYALYIIGQSYHKQIPDVTRDQEMTQRALAAYGELLQRFPDSEYATDAATKVRAAQDQLAGKEMEVGRYYLKRNHQIAAINRFKVVVTNYQTTRHIEEALFRLTESYYALGVVNEAQTAAAVLGHNFPDSQWYKDAFSLLKTGGYSPSEDSGSWISRAFNSVSL